The Candidatus Desulfatibia profunda genomic sequence GAAGTTCATCCCCGGCGCCTGCGATCATCAGTACCAGGAAGAAATCGACCATGGATGCCACCGTCATCTCTGACTGGCCGACCCCCACGGTCTCAACGATCATGACGTCATAACCGGCGGCTTCACAAGCGATCATGGTCTCCCGGGTCTTGCGGGCGACGCCGCCTAGGATGCCGCCCGAAGGAGAGGGCCGGATAAAGGCCCGTCCTTCCACGGCCAGTTTTTCCATCCGGGTTTTGTCGGCCAGTACGCTTCCGCCGCTGCGCTTGCTGCTGGGATCGACAGCCAGAACAGCCACCCGATGTCCCTTGCCGACCAGCATCATACCGAGGCTCTCGATAAACGTGCTTTTGCCCACTCCCGGGACGCCGGTGATCCCCAGGCGCACCGCTTTTCCGCTGTGGGGAAGCAGCCGGTCGATAACCGTGCCGGCCATTTCCTGATGAGCGGGAAGTGAACTTTCGATCAGCGTAATGGTTTTTGATAAAACCCGGCGGTCGCCTGCCAGCACGCCCTCGACATAATCTTGCGGATCATCGGATATCATTTTACGGGTTCACCGTTCCGGGTTCTGCGTTCTAGGTTCTGGGTTCCGGGTTCTGCGTTCACCGTTCCGGCCTGTTTCTAAACCTCTAAACCTCTGAACCTTTGAACCCTGAACCTTTAGGCACTTTAGCTCACTTTAGGCACTTTAAACTTGTCAATTTTCAAAAAAGCAGCCCCTTCCAGGGGTAAACCAAAGCCGGGTCCTCTGGGCCCGGATGTTTACTTTTCACACAGCTCTACCAGAACACCGTTGGTAGCTTTGGGATGCAGAAAGGCGATTTTCTTGCCGCCGGCCCCCAGGCGCGGTTTTTCATCAATGAGCTTTATGCCTTTTTCCTTTAATTCTGCCAAGGCCGCTTCAAGGTTTTCCACCTGAAAAGCAACATGATGGATCCCTTCGCCCTTTTTCTCCAAAAACTTGGCAACCGGTCCGTCAGGTGCCGTTGACTCCAAAAGCTCGACCTCGCTTTCTCCCACATGGAAAA encodes the following:
- the meaB gene encoding methylmalonyl Co-A mutase-associated GTPase MeaB, with product MISDDPQDYVEGVLAGDRRVLSKTITLIESSLPAHQEMAGTVIDRLLPHSGKAVRLGITGVPGVGKSTFIESLGMMLVGKGHRVAVLAVDPSSKRSGGSVLADKTRMEKLAVEGRAFIRPSPSGGILGGVARKTRETMIACEAAGYDVMIVETVGVGQSEMTVASMVDFFLVLMIAGAGDELQGIKKGVLELADAVAVNKADGDNLEKAELARKQYANALHFLTPASPTWTPPVLTCSALEMIGIDVIWQTVLNYREKMMRTGELQDKRRKQALDWMWALVEEGLKLRLYKNAEVVKLLPEMTRSVKNGQTSPTVAASRLLFLMDPQLNKDGLY
- the mce gene encoding methylmalonyl-CoA epimerase; its protein translation is MKIVKIDHLGIAVNSIEQGKGIWTDALGLEFGGSETVAEQKVTTAFFHVGESEVELLESTAPDGPVAKFLEKKGEGIHHVAFQVENLEAALAELKEKGIKLIDEKPRLGAGGKKIAFLHPKATNGVLVELCEK